A window of Streptomyces armeniacus contains these coding sequences:
- a CDS encoding response regulator, giving the protein MSGPEVPGTVRLLLCDDHAVVRAGLRALLSSTDGIEVVGEAGSGEEALAMAARLAPDVVLMDLQLGDGMDGVTATRHLVAGGHGTAAAPPKVLVLTMFDTDADIARAVDAGAIGYLLKAERPEELFAAVHDAAAGRTALSGPVADRVLAQLRSPRATLSERERDILGQLALGLGNREIARALFISEATVKTHLGRVYAKLGVETRAAAVALAKEQRLLPDRTGAPAQSPAPRSSTKR; this is encoded by the coding sequence GTGAGCGGACCCGAAGTCCCCGGCACCGTACGGCTGCTGCTGTGCGACGACCACGCCGTCGTACGGGCCGGGCTGCGCGCCCTGCTGTCCAGCACCGACGGCATCGAGGTGGTCGGCGAGGCGGGCAGCGGGGAGGAGGCCCTGGCCATGGCGGCGCGGCTGGCGCCCGACGTGGTGCTGATGGACCTCCAGCTCGGCGACGGCATGGACGGGGTGACCGCCACCCGGCACCTGGTCGCGGGCGGGCACGGCACGGCCGCCGCACCGCCGAAAGTGCTGGTGCTCACCATGTTCGACACCGACGCCGACATCGCCCGCGCCGTGGACGCGGGCGCCATCGGCTACCTCCTCAAGGCCGAACGCCCCGAGGAACTGTTCGCCGCCGTACACGACGCCGCCGCCGGACGTACGGCCCTGTCCGGCCCGGTCGCCGACCGCGTACTGGCCCAGCTGCGCAGCCCGCGGGCCACGCTGTCCGAACGCGAGCGTGACATCCTCGGGCAGCTCGCACTCGGCCTCGGCAACCGGGAGATCGCCCGCGCGCTGTTCATCAGCGAGGCCACGGTGAAGACCCATCTCGGGCGCGTCTACGCCAAGTTGGGCGTCGAGACGCGGGCGGCGGCCGTGGCGCTGGCGAAGGAGCAGCGCCTGCTGCCTGACCGTACGGGTGCCCCTGCTCAGTCGCCCGCGCCCAGATCGAGCACGAAGCGGTAG